In Bacteriovorax stolpii, a single genomic region encodes these proteins:
- a CDS encoding translocation/assembly module TamB domain-containing protein: MKVSKILTQKFGAQLSFSGVDFSLVPLSTTFKNVHVVKKDPTLLDVEVVAKELEVAFTYASFISSELEIDEVSVRDGSVDLDIYKKSEEDTIVRELKTREIFAKYTEVLTSLPVRLNILDLEKIKLDIDTTSLYVNKLLVSPSRKGVRVKGDVSDLSIQHDSPDFAPVNISKVQLLGAMEKEEWRIDELKVEKDQNIVELKGAAFNEGSLLHLKTTGTLTASAESVLNNFKTLPSDIKAIKGDLKGEFETSGVIDNPDVVITFHATNADTPWIKLKNVEGTVAKKKNLLIAQKLQAKNGIEEYLLRKPQAFLDLNTGKFTDFNFSLRLKNAYTNTFLLAAKDSLETLKGSVSGDVEAALFSNRAVFTIKEKVSVQNFRLTTSNGKSDILKNNGFNLENTTVTINEDYSVNLDAKLSMPNTLINAVGKISEKGINVDVTNSKIDLQALGPIAGVKLTGSGPATLKVSGPLDDVMFDFNVDWNNFSVVELNFGKVKADFSLALNELEMDIRNLEGVFNKSNFNAKGRLGFDDKNEGMDLKIDFANTTFSDARKMYQLVFKNIKLPVDPEFNFEANYAVKGGFGLDTLKIDGQIKGTDLKVAGEEAEKISLKFSLANSLLNFKQIKINKSRGELNANVNVNLKNDYIDLTGATQSLRLRDFNFYRHLNLEYDGDLFLDFDGNGTTRDFSSRFKTRVANAFIGNAPASSSTAIFYINTNDIVTNASLLGGKIKVDSLVSFKTDIAAIKSSIETSDLREFLGVFSGHNMIDRGITGKIKAKLNTQISLGSLGIRRFFLDVEDLILRKGDISLQIDPKYNMIQVDEGIVKSWDLRLHDGKDFFLSKGRNLSNGIIEVDHRFALKASLFEMATNYIERAVGVIKGQSKVVLDKNFKVKELNVSGDNHSLKIKGLPGYVTAFDYTIVKNGESFEVTRMRGNYGEGEFKIGGKVFFDDMYPQVNLVYQIDRATVPLFKRSNVIISSTGTVTGTDLPYKLNGKVNFLHGEILEDPADLMKENKVSIDEYKKYLPEKDVLGNKGFIDLNLSFETASPVLIKNNMVEVYFRGNGQVTGDVLSPEFNTRLETVPNISKFKFKGHDFALSQGYVEIRDRGKNRMSDLKFTGAAKINDYDMRLDLSGTISNVNVELSSEPALSKEDLLSLLTLGVTSDMSKNLEAGERRFVTTVGIGTLLVDQLKINEDLNSTLGLKLSVQPEFKEDETTLISGKSAVSDGSSSRLKSATKVKINKQINNRVDVSLSSTIGGSLEQKQEMNINFNINKNFSLEGVYEVKPTEDENTNTPNSLGADLKWRKSF, translated from the coding sequence CTCGAAAAAATTAAACTGGATATTGATACAACATCACTCTACGTGAATAAACTTTTAGTTTCGCCATCGCGCAAAGGTGTCCGTGTCAAAGGCGATGTCTCTGATCTTTCTATTCAACATGACAGTCCTGACTTCGCACCAGTTAATATCTCCAAAGTTCAACTCCTGGGAGCGATGGAAAAAGAGGAGTGGAGAATTGATGAGCTCAAAGTTGAAAAAGACCAGAACATTGTTGAACTCAAGGGGGCTGCCTTTAACGAAGGAAGTCTGCTGCATTTAAAAACAACAGGAACTTTAACGGCCAGTGCTGAAAGTGTTCTCAATAATTTTAAGACACTTCCATCCGATATCAAAGCGATCAAGGGTGATTTGAAGGGAGAGTTTGAAACATCCGGAGTGATTGATAACCCGGATGTCGTTATAACTTTCCATGCAACTAACGCTGACACTCCTTGGATCAAGCTTAAGAATGTCGAGGGAACAGTCGCAAAAAAGAAGAACTTGTTGATTGCCCAAAAACTTCAGGCAAAAAATGGAATTGAAGAGTATTTACTGAGAAAACCTCAGGCGTTCCTCGATCTGAATACTGGCAAGTTTACTGATTTTAATTTCAGCCTCAGATTAAAGAATGCTTACACTAATACCTTCTTATTAGCGGCCAAGGACTCACTTGAAACATTAAAAGGCTCAGTGAGTGGAGATGTGGAAGCGGCTCTTTTTAGTAACAGAGCAGTCTTTACGATTAAAGAAAAAGTGAGTGTCCAGAATTTTAGACTGACGACTTCTAATGGCAAGAGCGACATTCTAAAAAATAATGGTTTCAACCTGGAAAATACGACAGTTACGATTAACGAAGATTATTCAGTTAATCTTGATGCCAAACTATCAATGCCCAATACTCTTATAAATGCAGTCGGGAAAATTTCTGAAAAAGGAATTAACGTCGATGTCACAAATTCCAAAATTGATCTTCAGGCACTGGGACCGATTGCCGGCGTAAAGCTTACTGGGTCTGGACCGGCCACTCTAAAAGTTTCAGGACCACTTGATGATGTTATGTTTGACTTCAATGTCGACTGGAATAACTTTAGTGTTGTTGAGCTGAATTTTGGTAAAGTGAAGGCCGATTTTTCTCTGGCCTTAAATGAACTTGAAATGGATATCAGGAATCTGGAAGGTGTCTTTAATAAATCTAATTTCAATGCCAAAGGGCGTTTGGGGTTTGATGATAAGAACGAAGGGATGGACCTTAAGATTGATTTCGCGAATACGACTTTCTCTGATGCCAGAAAAATGTATCAGCTCGTCTTTAAAAATATTAAGCTTCCTGTGGACCCTGAGTTTAACTTTGAAGCCAATTATGCAGTCAAAGGAGGCTTCGGTCTCGATACTTTAAAAATTGACGGACAAATTAAAGGGACAGATCTAAAAGTTGCAGGAGAAGAGGCGGAGAAAATCTCGCTTAAATTTTCTCTGGCCAATAGTTTGCTAAACTTCAAGCAAATTAAAATCAATAAATCGCGTGGTGAACTTAATGCCAATGTAAATGTTAATCTAAAAAATGATTACATTGATCTCACGGGAGCGACACAGTCTCTGCGTTTAAGAGATTTTAATTTTTATCGCCACTTAAACTTAGAGTACGATGGAGACTTGTTCTTAGACTTTGATGGAAATGGAACAACAAGAGATTTTAGTTCTCGCTTTAAAACGAGAGTGGCCAATGCGTTTATCGGGAATGCTCCGGCTTCCTCATCAACGGCGATTTTCTATATTAACACCAACGACATCGTAACAAACGCCAGTCTTTTAGGCGGAAAAATTAAAGTTGATTCATTAGTCAGTTTTAAAACAGACATTGCGGCCATTAAATCAAGCATTGAAACCAGCGACTTAAGAGAATTCTTAGGAGTTTTTTCTGGCCACAATATGATTGACCGTGGAATCACTGGAAAAATTAAGGCGAAACTTAACACTCAAATCAGTTTAGGTTCTTTGGGAATCAGGCGTTTTTTTCTGGATGTTGAGGACTTAATCTTAAGGAAAGGGGACATCTCTTTGCAGATTGACCCGAAATACAACATGATTCAAGTTGATGAAGGAATTGTTAAGAGCTGGGACCTTCGTCTTCACGATGGAAAAGACTTCTTCTTAAGCAAAGGGCGAAACCTCTCTAATGGTATTATTGAAGTTGATCATCGCTTTGCTCTAAAAGCGAGCCTTTTTGAAATGGCCACAAATTACATTGAGCGCGCTGTCGGCGTCATTAAAGGGCAGTCTAAGGTCGTCTTAGATAAGAATTTTAAGGTGAAAGAGTTGAATGTTTCAGGAGACAATCATTCCTTAAAGATCAAGGGGCTCCCGGGTTACGTCACAGCATTTGATTATACGATTGTAAAAAATGGCGAGTCTTTTGAAGTCACCAGAATGCGCGGGAATTATGGAGAAGGTGAATTTAAAATCGGTGGTAAGGTATTCTTTGATGATATGTACCCGCAGGTTAATCTGGTTTATCAAATTGACCGCGCCACAGTACCACTGTTTAAGAGATCGAATGTTATTATTAGCAGTACGGGAACTGTTACAGGGACCGACCTGCCTTATAAGCTCAATGGTAAAGTGAATTTTCTTCACGGAGAAATCCTGGAAGATCCGGCCGATTTGATGAAAGAGAATAAAGTCAGCATTGATGAGTATAAAAAATATCTCCCGGAAAAAGATGTCTTGGGAAATAAGGGCTTCATTGATTTGAACCTTTCATTTGAAACAGCAAGCCCGGTCTTAATTAAAAATAATATGGTGGAAGTTTACTTCCGTGGAAATGGCCAGGTAACTGGAGATGTTCTGTCTCCAGAGTTTAACACCAGATTGGAAACAGTTCCCAACATCAGTAAGTTTAAATTCAAAGGCCACGACTTTGCTTTAAGTCAGGGGTATGTAGAAATCAGAGACCGCGGTAAAAACCGAATGTCTGATTTGAAGTTTACGGGTGCTGCTAAAATTAACGACTACGATATGCGCCTGGATCTTTCTGGAACGATTAGCAATGTTAACGTCGAACTTTCATCGGAGCCAGCGCTTTCGAAAGAAGATTTACTATCGCTTCTGACTTTGGGAGTTACCTCTGATATGTCAAAAAATCTGGAAGCAGGTGAGCGCAGGTTCGTAACGACAGTAGGAATCGGGACCCTTCTGGTAGACCAGCTAAAAATTAATGAAGACTTAAATTCAACGCTGGGATTAAAACTCAGCGTTCAACCGGAATTCAAAGAAGATGAGACAACACTTATTTCCGGTAAGTCAGCCGTTAGTGACGGAAGTTCGAGCAGGCTTAAATCAGCGACAAAAGTTAAGATTAATAAGCAAATTAACAATCGCGTAGATGTATCGCTTTCAAGTACAATTGGTGGATCTTTAGAGCAAAAGCAGGAAATGAACATAAATTTCAATATCAATAAGAACTTTTCATTGGAAGGAGTTTACGAAGTTAAACCGACGGAAGATGAAAACACGAATACACCAAACTCTCTTGGTGCCGATTTAAAATGGAGGAAGTCATTCTAA